In one window of Bizionia sp. M204 DNA:
- the surE gene encoding 5'/3'-nucleotidase SurE: protein MTKRPLILVTNDDGITAPGVRALIEAVKDLGDIVVVAPDSPQSAMGHAITINSTLHLERVKIDESGRIEYSCSGTPADCVKLAVNEILDRRPDLCVSGINHGSNSSINVIYSGTMSAALEAGIEGVPAIGFSLLDYNYNADFSAAKIIAKKVTQEVLKNGLPKDIVLNVNIPNLKKEDIKGIKICRQAKANWQEEFDKRQTPQGKDYYWLTGKFVNLDKGEDTDEWALENGFVSVVPVQFDLTAHHYVQQLNTWNFND, encoded by the coding sequence ATGACAAAAAGACCACTAATTTTAGTCACAAACGACGATGGTATAACAGCTCCTGGCGTGCGCGCATTAATTGAGGCCGTAAAAGATTTAGGCGATATTGTGGTGGTAGCACCAGATAGCCCACAAAGTGCCATGGGCCATGCCATAACCATTAATTCTACTTTGCATTTAGAGCGTGTAAAAATTGATGAATCTGGGCGTATTGAATACAGCTGTTCGGGTACACCTGCAGATTGCGTAAAATTAGCGGTTAACGAAATTTTAGATAGACGTCCAGACCTTTGTGTTTCTGGTATAAACCACGGTTCAAATTCCTCTATAAATGTTATTTATTCAGGAACAATGAGTGCTGCTTTGGAGGCTGGAATTGAAGGTGTGCCTGCTATTGGCTTTTCGCTTTTAGACTATAATTATAATGCCGATTTTTCCGCGGCCAAAATTATAGCAAAAAAGGTAACGCAAGAAGTTTTAAAAAACGGTCTACCAAAAGATATTGTATTAAACGTTAACATTCCGAACCTGAAGAAAGAAGACATTAAAGGCATTAAAATATGCCGACAAGCCAAGGCAAACTGGCAAGAAGAATTTGATAAACGCCAAACACCTCAAGGGAAAGATTATTATTGGTTAACTGGGAAATTTGTTAATTTAGATAAAGGCGAAGACACAGATGAATGGGCTTTAGAAAATGGTTTTGTTTCCGTGGTTCCGGTTCAATTTGATTTAACAGCGCACCATTATGTTCAGCAATTAAATACATGGAATTTTAATGATTAA
- the lpxB gene encoding lipid-A-disaccharide synthase, with product MKYYIIAGEASGDLHGSNLMKALKKEDPKAEFQFWGGDLMQAVGGTLVKHYKERSFMGFAEVIMNLSSIFKDFDLCKTDIAEYQPDVIIFIDNSGFNLRIAKWAKKEGFKTNYYISPQVWASRAGRVKDIKRDIDAMYVILPFVETFYKTHDYPVTFVGHPLIDAISGREQISEAAFRAENELSEKPIIALLPGSRKQEISKMLSVMLSLTPDYPNYQFVIAGAPSQDYDFYKQFIKNSNVHFISNKTYDLLSVASAALVTSGTATLEAALFKVPEVVCYKGSWLSYQIGKRLVKHIKYISLVNLIMDKEVVTELIQDEFTRKNLKLELDKILDKPTRNKLFLDYYELEKKLGGKGASAKTAQLIYKSLNP from the coding sequence ATGAAATATTATATAATTGCTGGTGAAGCTTCAGGTGATTTGCATGGTTCCAATCTCATGAAAGCTCTGAAAAAAGAAGATCCTAAAGCGGAATTTCAGTTTTGGGGAGGCGACTTGATGCAAGCCGTTGGTGGTACTTTGGTGAAACACTACAAAGAACGCTCGTTTATGGGTTTTGCGGAGGTGATTATGAACCTCTCCTCTATCTTTAAAGATTTCGATTTATGTAAAACGGATATTGCCGAATACCAACCAGATGTTATAATTTTTATAGACAATTCAGGATTTAACCTGCGTATTGCCAAATGGGCAAAAAAAGAAGGGTTTAAAACCAATTACTATATTTCACCTCAAGTTTGGGCATCCCGAGCAGGGCGTGTAAAAGACATTAAACGCGATATTGATGCCATGTACGTTATTTTACCTTTTGTTGAAACGTTTTATAAAACCCATGATTATCCTGTAACGTTTGTTGGTCATCCCCTTATTGACGCTATTTCTGGTCGTGAACAAATTAGCGAAGCAGCCTTTAGAGCCGAAAACGAATTAAGCGAAAAACCAATAATTGCACTATTACCTGGTAGTAGAAAACAAGAAATTTCTAAAATGCTATCGGTTATGTTAAGCTTGACGCCTGACTATCCTAACTATCAGTTTGTAATTGCGGGTGCACCAAGTCAGGATTACGATTTCTACAAACAGTTTATTAAAAATTCCAATGTTCATTTTATCTCAAACAAAACGTACGATTTATTAAGTGTGGCTTCCGCAGCATTGGTAACATCGGGAACGGCCACTTTGGAAGCAGCTTTATTTAAGGTTCCAGAAGTGGTTTGCTATAAAGGCAGTTGGCTTTCTTACCAAATTGGCAAGCGTTTGGTTAAGCATATTAAATACATTTCATTAGTGAATTTAATTATGGATAAGGAAGTTGTAACTGAACTAATCCAAGATGAGTTTACCCGAAAAAATCTAAAATTAGAACTCGATAAAATTTTGGATAAGCCAACTAGAAACAAGCTATTTTTGGACTACTACGAACTTGAAAAAAAGTTAGGCGGTAAAGGGGCAAGTGCTAAAACGGCACAACTAATCTATAAATCCCTTAACCCGTAA
- a CDS encoding DNA cytosine methyltransferase, with protein sequence MNVVDLFSGCGGLALGFKWAGFQTLLASDVDENCEKTYSHNFPNVPFIKNDLRDISTNELKKHLSNPVDVVVGGPPCQGFSLANKNRNKAKSDPRNELFYEFVRVVTDLQPKAFVMENVRGLLSMQKGQVIKLMKDEFENAGIGYQVEYQVLLASDYGVPQNRQRVIMIGIRKDLEKQPVFPKKTYEKPITVWEAISDLPQIKASEGAEKMTYEMDASNTYQEFIRQQSTLVFNHIAMRHTQRLINRFQVIKAGESLAHVSQEHAAVKRGNPKEKSKIVFSQNNQRLHAEKPAPTIAASFQSNFIHPFLHRNFTAREGARLQSFPDTFIFQGMRTKMSWEKGLSQYQQIGNAVPPLLGYAIAKSLQETLSGVQNSKEKLF encoded by the coding sequence ATGAATGTAGTCGATTTGTTTTCGGGTTGTGGTGGATTAGCACTTGGTTTTAAATGGGCTGGATTCCAAACACTGTTAGCTAGTGATGTGGATGAAAATTGCGAAAAAACCTATTCCCATAACTTTCCAAATGTGCCGTTTATTAAAAACGATTTACGAGACATTTCTACAAATGAATTAAAAAAACACCTTTCAAATCCTGTGGATGTCGTTGTTGGAGGTCCACCTTGTCAAGGGTTTTCATTGGCTAACAAAAACAGAAACAAAGCAAAATCAGATCCTAGAAACGAGTTGTTTTATGAGTTTGTTCGTGTGGTTACCGATTTACAGCCCAAAGCCTTTGTCATGGAAAATGTACGTGGCTTATTATCCATGCAAAAAGGACAGGTTATTAAACTTATGAAAGATGAGTTTGAAAATGCTGGAATTGGATATCAGGTGGAATATCAAGTGCTTTTAGCTTCAGATTATGGCGTGCCACAAAATAGGCAACGGGTTATTATGATTGGCATTCGAAAGGATTTAGAAAAGCAACCGGTTTTCCCAAAGAAAACATATGAGAAACCGATAACCGTTTGGGAAGCCATTTCCGATTTACCACAAATAAAAGCATCGGAAGGTGCCGAAAAAATGACTTATGAAATGGATGCATCAAATACTTATCAAGAATTTATACGGCAGCAAAGTACGTTGGTTTTTAACCACATAGCTATGCGTCATACCCAACGATTAATCAATCGGTTTCAGGTAATTAAAGCGGGTGAATCTTTGGCGCATGTTTCTCAAGAACATGCTGCGGTAAAACGTGGAAACCCGAAGGAGAAATCCAAGATTGTTTTTTCGCAAAATAATCAGCGTTTACATGCTGAAAAGCCTGCGCCAACCATTGCAGCATCTTTTCAAAGTAATTTTATTCATCCGTTCTTACATCGAAATTTTACGGCACGTGAAGGCGCGCGATTACAATCATTTCCAGATACCTTTATTTTTCAAGGGATGCGAACTAAAATGAGTTGGGAAAAGGGTTTGAGTCAATATCAGCAAATAGGAAATGCCGTTCCGCCTTTATTGGGTTATGCTATTGCCAAGTCCCTTCAGGAAACACTTTCTGGTGTTCAAAATTCAAAAGAAAAACTGTTTTAA
- a CDS encoding C40 family peptidase: MQKSLLILLCLFCFSACKSTKKATTSSKRTTKSAPAVKKIGSNNGTYNSQAESIIDYAKTFNGVKYKYGGTTKKGMDCSGLIVTSFKKEAIQLPRTTSQLAVTGDWVDVKEVQKGDLLFFATNKNSRNVNHVGIVTESRTGFVEFIHASTSSGVMISELSEKYWYFAFVQARRIL; encoded by the coding sequence ATGCAAAAAAGCTTACTTATTTTATTATGCCTATTCTGTTTTTCGGCATGTAAATCGACAAAAAAGGCGACTACCTCATCGAAAAGAACAACTAAATCGGCTCCAGCTGTCAAAAAAATAGGCAGTAACAACGGGACTTATAATTCTCAAGCCGAATCTATTATAGATTACGCCAAAACGTTTAACGGCGTGAAATATAAATATGGTGGCACAACCAAAAAAGGTATGGATTGTTCTGGTTTAATTGTAACATCCTTTAAAAAAGAAGCCATACAATTGCCACGAACCACATCACAATTAGCCGTAACAGGCGATTGGGTAGATGTTAAAGAAGTTCAAAAAGGGGATTTATTATTTTTTGCTACTAATAAAAATAGCCGAAACGTAAATCATGTAGGAATTGTAACCGAATCGCGTACTGGTTTTGTTGAATTTATTCATGCCTCTACCAGTAGCGGCGTTATGATTTCAGAGCTTTCTGAAAAGTATTGGTATTTTGCATTTGTTCAAGCACGACGAATCTTGTAA
- a CDS encoding ComEC/Rec2 family competence protein has protein sequence MLGILVSLQLALSLKFSVTITFVLLLILTITYVVTQNQFKQSIWFGLAAYLMVMSLGNLSVEIHNHLNYDKHYTHQYSISEAKFSKFQLRILEVIKPNIFNQRYIAEIVTINGKSVFGDILLNIGKDSSFSNLEVDDKIQIFGGLKELYRPLNPHQFDYQRYLENHQIYAQIYCKAEFVSVLSREKHSMYGYADYFRQAINKGLQKYKYSASELAVINALLLGQRQDIGKELYADYVNAGAIHILAISGLHIGIILFLLKWLFKPLLLIKHGRYITAIIILFILWSYAVVAGLSPSILRAVTMFSVITVGMYLKRPYNIYNTLAISAFILLIWNPMILFEIGFQLSYLAVIGIVAIHPLLFARLKTPYAFPNKIITLITVSLAAQLGIFPLSIFYFHQFPGLFLLTNVVVIPFLGFILGYGLLIFGMALMDVPKSLLTDIFGDIISLMNQFFKWIAEQDVFIFRDIPMNWFLVIGLYLIILLFTRYFISKAFNKLVLAMVVTCVFQIGLFFNQFWYSNNNEFVVFHKSRHSIISKNSRFHLQVFHNLDSLKLKSDYSIANYRVGNFIKTIDYQSIQNAYHFNQKQFLIIDSLGVYKNISFKPDYIILSQSPKINLNRLIDSLNPQVIIADGSNYKSYINRWHETCKTRKRLFHYTGEKGAFILKEN, from the coding sequence ATGTTAGGTATTTTAGTGAGTTTGCAGTTGGCATTATCACTGAAGTTTTCTGTGACTATAACTTTCGTACTACTTCTAATTCTTACCATTACGTATGTTGTAACCCAAAATCAGTTTAAACAATCCATCTGGTTTGGGCTAGCTGCGTATTTGATGGTTATGAGTTTGGGTAATTTAAGTGTGGAAATACATAACCATCTGAATTATGACAAACATTATACACATCAGTACTCAATTTCTGAAGCCAAATTTTCAAAGTTTCAATTACGAATTTTAGAGGTTATTAAACCCAATATATTCAACCAACGTTACATTGCGGAAATAGTAACAATTAATGGTAAAAGTGTTTTTGGAGATATTCTATTAAACATTGGTAAAGACAGCAGTTTTTCAAACCTTGAAGTAGATGATAAGATTCAAATCTTTGGCGGTTTAAAAGAACTTTACAGGCCTTTAAATCCGCATCAATTTGATTACCAAAGGTATTTAGAAAACCATCAAATTTATGCTCAAATTTATTGCAAGGCTGAATTTGTTTCTGTTCTATCAAGAGAAAAACATAGCATGTATGGTTATGCTGACTATTTCCGTCAAGCGATAAATAAAGGTCTCCAGAAATATAAGTATAGTGCATCTGAATTAGCGGTTATTAACGCCCTACTTTTAGGGCAGCGTCAGGATATTGGAAAGGAATTATATGCGGATTATGTAAATGCTGGAGCCATTCATATTCTAGCAATTTCTGGATTGCATATTGGCATTATTCTGTTCCTTTTAAAATGGTTGTTTAAACCTTTATTACTTATTAAACATGGTCGGTATATTACTGCTATCATCATTCTTTTTATACTGTGGAGTTATGCCGTGGTTGCGGGATTATCACCTTCTATTTTACGCGCTGTAACCATGTTTAGTGTAATAACCGTAGGTATGTATTTAAAACGGCCTTATAACATTTATAACACGTTGGCTATTTCGGCATTTATATTACTAATATGGAATCCTATGATTTTATTTGAAATCGGTTTTCAGTTAAGTTATTTAGCGGTTATTGGAATCGTAGCAATTCATCCGCTACTGTTTGCACGCTTAAAAACACCCTATGCCTTTCCTAATAAAATCATCACGTTAATAACGGTTTCATTAGCTGCGCAGTTAGGGATTTTTCCTTTGAGTATTTTCTATTTCCATCAATTTCCTGGGCTTTTCTTATTAACTAATGTGGTTGTCATTCCATTTTTAGGATTCATTCTAGGTTATGGATTATTAATTTTCGGAATGGCTTTAATGGACGTTCCTAAGAGCTTATTGACTGATATTTTTGGAGATATTATTAGTTTGATGAATCAGTTTTTTAAATGGATTGCAGAACAGGACGTTTTCATATTTAGAGATATTCCCATGAATTGGTTTCTTGTTATTGGTCTATATCTTATAATCCTACTCTTTACGAGGTATTTTATATCGAAAGCGTTCAATAAACTTGTTTTGGCAATGGTTGTGACTTGCGTATTCCAAATAGGTTTGTTTTTTAATCAGTTTTGGTATAGCAATAACAACGAATTTGTAGTATTTCACAAAAGCAGACACAGTATTATTAGTAAAAATTCTAGATTTCACTTACAAGTATTCCACAACTTGGACAGCCTAAAATTAAAATCAGATTATAGCATTGCTAATTATCGCGTTGGGAATTTTATTAAGACGATAGACTATCAAAGCATTCAAAATGCCTATCATTTCAACCAGAAACAATTTTTAATAATTGACAGTTTGGGCGTTTACAAAAACATATCCTTTAAGCCGGATTATATTATTTTGAGCCAGTCGCCAAAAATTAATTTAAATCGACTAATCGATTCTTTAAATCCGCAAGTTATTATTGCTGATGGCAGCAATTACAAATCGTATATAAACCGATGGCATGAAACCTGTAAAACACGAAAACGCCTTTTTCACTATACAGGTGAAAAAGGCGCTTTTATATTGAAAGAAAACTAA
- a CDS encoding thioredoxin fold domain-containing protein produces the protein MRNLFYTLILIVGFSTVSVAQEINWVTLEEAVELQKKKPKKIMMDMYTNWCGPCKMLDKNTFQNKDVADYVNKHFYAVKFNAEGNETVTFKGKTYTNPGYDPAKANKRNSGHELARYFSIRSYPTIVYLDEDANLLAPIIGYQTPQQLELYLKVFKNNEHNNFKTQQDFQAFAQAFKPEFTN, from the coding sequence ATGAGAAATTTATTTTATACTTTAATACTAATTGTCGGGTTCTCGACAGTTAGCGTGGCACAAGAAATTAATTGGGTAACTCTTGAAGAAGCTGTAGAACTTCAAAAGAAAAAACCTAAAAAAATCATGATGGATATGTACACCAATTGGTGTGGTCCTTGTAAAATGTTAGATAAAAATACCTTTCAAAATAAGGATGTGGCAGATTATGTTAATAAACATTTTTACGCCGTAAAATTTAACGCTGAAGGAAATGAAACTGTTACGTTTAAAGGGAAAACGTATACAAACCCAGGTTATGATCCAGCAAAAGCTAACAAGCGTAATTCAGGTCATGAATTAGCTCGCTATTTTAGTATCCGATCCTATCCTACTATTGTATATTTGGATGAAGATGCTAATTTATTAGCGCCTATTATTGGTTATCAAACACCACAACAATTGGAGTTATATTTAAAGGTGTTTAAAAATAATGAGCATAACAATTTTAAAACACAGCAAGATTTTCAAGCGTTTGCTCAAGCTTTTAAACCAGAGTTTACAAACTAA
- a CDS encoding peptide MFS transporter: protein MNTDIENLFKDTVLGHPVGLFILFFTEMWERFSFYGMRILLILFLTAPMMSDNPGWDWPREHALALIGTYASLLYLTPIVGGWIADKFTGYRIAVIIGCLVMTLGHAAMAFDTTMSFYIGLALLVIGTGFFKPNITSIISEMYKTRESKKDGAYTIFYMGVNAGAFFGMMLCGYLAENYGWHWGFGLAGIFMLLGMLQFMLAHKIFGSIGDKPGRKEEVVLEHTPNETNVEIVEEMQAEIKLNPFTTFDYVLIVLSSIGGLLYLFNDPLDVIYSMSLVPFEIGGMSGTNIVILAALAMFLVLLITRIARYLPIVRDRLIAVTIFALFTVFFFAFFEQSLGSMTLFASDYTDRSLTGNSATIFKIIDGLLTTIPLIIITYVIALIFKKTFTKIGASNIVLAIAFVGVWGLVIFRLYDKFSQTEMTVDATWFGILNSFFIITLAPLFSKWWESKYNPSAAMKYGIGLVLLGVGFAILSYGASDIPPGARTASVSMVFLILAYLFHTMGELCLSPLGLSYLSKLVPARMIGFMFGVWYLAIAVGQKAANTMGGMIDKISEAYSLGTFFLIFAVIPIAVGLISMALNPLLKRLMHGVR, encoded by the coding sequence ATGAATACGGATATTGAAAATTTATTTAAGGACACAGTTCTCGGACATCCAGTAGGACTATTTATTCTTTTCTTTACAGAGATGTGGGAGCGTTTTTCTTTCTATGGAATGCGAATCCTTCTTATCTTATTTTTAACAGCTCCAATGATGAGTGATAATCCGGGATGGGATTGGCCTCGAGAACATGCATTGGCGCTAATAGGTACTTATGCCTCTTTACTATATTTAACGCCTATTGTAGGAGGTTGGATTGCTGATAAGTTTACAGGCTATCGCATTGCCGTAATTATTGGTTGTTTAGTCATGACCCTTGGTCACGCAGCCATGGCTTTTGATACCACTATGAGTTTTTATATAGGTCTTGCCTTATTGGTAATTGGAACTGGTTTTTTTAAACCAAATATCACCTCTATAATTTCTGAAATGTATAAAACACGTGAGTCCAAAAAGGATGGTGCGTATACCATATTTTATATGGGTGTTAATGCTGGAGCTTTCTTTGGAATGATGCTTTGTGGTTACTTAGCCGAAAATTACGGCTGGCATTGGGGCTTTGGTTTAGCAGGTATATTTATGCTTTTAGGAATGCTTCAATTTATGTTAGCTCATAAAATATTTGGAAGTATTGGTGATAAACCAGGTAGAAAAGAAGAGGTTGTTTTGGAGCATACACCAAACGAAACCAATGTGGAAATAGTAGAGGAAATGCAAGCAGAAATTAAGCTAAATCCATTTACGACTTTCGATTATGTCTTGATTGTCTTATCCTCTATTGGTGGATTACTGTATCTTTTTAATGATCCTTTGGATGTTATCTACTCAATGTCCTTGGTACCTTTTGAAATAGGAGGAATGAGTGGTACGAATATCGTTATTCTTGCGGCTTTGGCCATGTTTCTTGTTTTGTTAATTACACGTATTGCACGTTATTTACCTATAGTTCGCGACCGATTAATTGCTGTTACCATATTTGCCTTATTCACAGTCTTTTTCTTCGCGTTCTTTGAGCAATCTTTAGGATCTATGACCTTGTTTGCAAGTGATTATACCGATAGAAGTTTAACTGGGAATTCGGCGACAATATTTAAAATAATAGATGGGCTTTTAACAACAATTCCGCTGATTATTATAACCTATGTTATTGCTTTAATATTTAAGAAAACCTTTACCAAAATTGGCGCTTCTAATATTGTCCTAGCTATTGCATTTGTTGGGGTTTGGGGATTAGTAATATTCCGTTTATACGATAAATTTAGTCAAACAGAAATGACGGTTGATGCTACTTGGTTTGGAATTTTAAACTCATTCTTTATTATTACATTAGCGCCATTATTTTCGAAATGGTGGGAAAGTAAATACAACCCAAGTGCTGCCATGAAATATGGTATTGGATTGGTGTTATTAGGCGTTGGTTTTGCCATTTTATCATATGGTGCATCAGATATTCCACCTGGAGCTAGAACAGCATCAGTAAGCATGGTATTCTTAATTCTGGCCTACTTATTTCATACCATGGGCGAGTTGTGCTTATCACCTTTAGGATTGTCCTATTTAAGTAAGTTAGTTCCTGCTCGTATGATTGGTTTTATGTTTGGCGTATGGTATTTAGCCATTGCCGTTGGACAAAAGGCTGCAAATACTATGGGTGGAATGATTGATAAGATTTCTGAAGCGTATTCTTTAGGAACCTTCTTTTTAATTTTTGCGGTAATTCCTATTGCTGTGGGACTTATATCTATGGCATTAAATCCTTTACTTAAACGATTAATGCATGGTGTGCGCTAA
- a CDS encoding peptide MFS transporter gives MEFKFGGSAENQKTVLGHPAGLFVLFFTEMWERFSFYGMRALLVLFLVSTLIDGGWDWSRADALVLYGWYTGLVYLTPIIGGFIADKFMGYRNAVVLGALIMTLGHGSMALEGLTSIFFYIGLSLLIIGNGFFKPNISSMVGQLYKNHGKEKDSGYTIFYMGINAGAFLGILLCGYIGENIGWHYGFGLAGIFMFLGMLQFYFTQKIFGRIGLSPKQTQDFDDVIEDSVEKIGEDIEEVIEEAESSGVVRDRMIVIGVFSIFVIFFWWAFEQAGGSMTVFAADYTDRALVGSAALTFKIVNTIITVVPMLVITWVLVMLFKQTFQNYAFANVLLGLSFVIIWGIVIWMLNREFQSDATEVPASWFSVLNSLFIILFAPLFSKIWESKLNPSGPVKFAIGLLLVGFGFGVLAYGAAGIPDGAKTASVSLMFLVVAYFLHTMGELCVSPVGLSYVSKLAPVKFVSLMFGIWFTANFFANLLGGFTGSYIDPISEEYGLTTFFLIFTIIPISAALIMLLLNPMLKRMMHGIE, from the coding sequence ATGGAATTTAAATTTGGAGGCTCTGCTGAGAATCAAAAAACAGTGTTAGGACATCCTGCAGGATTATTTGTGTTGTTTTTTACTGAAATGTGGGAGCGTTTTTCCTTCTATGGTATGAGAGCATTACTTGTACTATTTTTAGTGTCTACACTTATTGATGGTGGTTGGGATTGGTCTAGAGCAGACGCATTAGTTTTATACGGTTGGTATACAGGATTGGTTTACCTAACACCTATTATTGGTGGTTTTATTGCAGATAAATTTATGGGATACCGAAACGCTGTGGTACTTGGTGCATTAATTATGACTCTTGGTCACGGTTCCATGGCACTAGAGGGATTGACATCTATTTTCTTTTATATTGGGTTATCCTTATTAATTATAGGAAATGGATTTTTTAAACCAAACATTTCGTCTATGGTTGGACAACTTTATAAAAATCATGGTAAAGAAAAAGATTCAGGTTATACCATTTTTTATATGGGTATTAATGCAGGAGCCTTTTTAGGTATTTTGTTATGTGGATATATTGGGGAAAATATTGGATGGCATTATGGTTTTGGATTAGCTGGTATTTTTATGTTTTTAGGGATGTTACAATTCTATTTTACTCAAAAAATATTTGGAAGAATTGGATTGTCGCCAAAGCAAACACAAGATTTTGACGATGTAATTGAGGATAGTGTTGAAAAAATTGGAGAAGATATAGAAGAAGTTATCGAAGAAGCAGAAAGTTCTGGAGTTGTCAGAGATAGAATGATTGTTATTGGTGTGTTTTCAATATTTGTAATATTTTTCTGGTGGGCATTTGAGCAAGCGGGAGGATCTATGACCGTTTTTGCAGCAGATTATACAGATCGAGCGTTAGTTGGTAGTGCAGCACTAACTTTCAAAATAGTAAACACCATAATCACAGTGGTTCCAATGTTGGTTATTACTTGGGTTTTAGTGATGTTATTTAAGCAAACATTTCAGAATTACGCGTTTGCCAATGTGTTATTAGGCTTGAGTTTTGTAATTATTTGGGGAATTGTTATTTGGATGTTAAATAGAGAGTTTCAATCAGATGCAACGGAAGTTCCGGCATCATGGTTTTCAGTTTTAAATTCATTGTTTATTATATTATTTGCGCCTTTATTTTCTAAAATTTGGGAAAGTAAATTAAATCCTTCAGGCCCAGTTAAATTTGCTATTGGTTTGCTTCTAGTAGGTTTTGGATTTGGAGTTTTAGCTTATGGAGCAGCGGGAATACCAGATGGTGCTAAAACAGCTTCTGTTAGTTTAATGTTTTTGGTAGTTGCCTATTTCTTACATACTATGGGAGAGCTATGTGTGTCTCCAGTTGGGTTATCTTATGTAAGTAAATTAGCGCCTGTGAAATTTGTTAGTTTAATGTTTGGAATTTGGTTTACAGCTAATTTCTTTGCAAATCTATTAGGTGGTTTTACGGGAAGTTATATCGACCCAATTTCTGAAGAATACGGTTTAACAACCTTCTTTTTAATATTTACTATAATTCCAATTTCAGCAGCTTTAATTATGTTGTTATTAAACCCGATGCTGAAAAGAATGATGCATGGAATTGAGTAA